In Deltaproteobacteria bacterium, one genomic interval encodes:
- the rpsR gene encoding 30S ribosomal protein S18, producing MAFRKKFTPRRKFCRFCDDPETPLNYKSPDILRDFVTDRGKIIARRITGTCAKHQRQLTTEIKKARQMALLYYTATHSTEVQKKTI from the coding sequence ATGGCTTTTCGCAAGAAGTTCACCCCCAGGAGAAAGTTCTGCCGCTTTTGCGACGATCCCGAAACGCCCTTGAACTACAAGTCCCCGGACATCCTGCGGGACTTCGTCACTGATCGGGGCAAGATCATAGCCCGCCGTATCACCGGAACCTGCGCCAAGCACCAGCGCCAGTTGACGACGGAAATCAAGAAAGCCCGTCAGATGGCCCTGCTGTACTATACGGCCACCCACTCCACCGAAGTACAGAAAAAGACCATCTAG
- a CDS encoding 50S ribosomal protein L9 produces MKVILRADVDNLGRLGQIKQVRDGYGRNFLIPQGLAMQATPANLKQFELERAKLQKKMDAVRTDAQSQADRISAVQVEIPVRVGEGDKLYGSVTSAMIADALAEQGVEIDRRKIVLEEAIRSLGEYALEVKIHPDVRAHLKVSVIRHDLQSDAENQ; encoded by the coding sequence ATGAAAGTCATTCTTCGCGCCGATGTCGACAATCTGGGGCGCCTCGGCCAGATCAAACAGGTCCGCGACGGATACGGGCGCAACTTCCTCATCCCCCAGGGTCTGGCCATGCAGGCCACCCCGGCCAACCTGAAGCAATTTGAGCTCGAGCGGGCCAAGCTTCAGAAAAAAATGGACGCGGTCCGCACTGACGCCCAGAGCCAGGCCGACAGGATTTCAGCCGTCCAAGTTGAGATCCCGGTCCGGGTCGGCGAGGGCGACAAGCTCTACGGTTCCGTGACCTCGGCCATGATCGCCGACGCCCTGGCCGAACAGGGGGTCGAAATCGACCGCCGCAAGATCGTTCTGGAAGAAGCCATCCGGTCCCTGGGCGAGTACGCCCTGGAAGTCAAAATTCATCCCGACGTCCGGGCCCACCTCAAGGTCTCGGTGATCAGGCATGACCTCCAGTCCGACGCGGAAAACCAGTAG